A portion of the Clostridium gelidum genome contains these proteins:
- the fusA gene encoding elongation factor G has translation MKDYSIKNLRNVGLMGHNGTGKTSLAESILYYSKITDRLGKIEDGTTVLDFDTEEKKRQFSIALSVAPIELDHVKINLIDIPGYADFQGECIEGMRAVDVGMIVVSGVSGIKAGTERAWEYCNKIKLPRTIFINKLDRENASFDKVLASLKEKFGISVVPIQYPIGEEDNFKGVINIISKQARIYDVTTKKIEILDIPEELMGEVEKCKKMIMEAVAETDEALLDKYFNEGELSDEEIYKGLISGCASGDIAPVMCGSATKVIGMDSLIDDIVECFPSPEYAIAQKALDVVKNEEVFINLDQEKPFSALVFKTIADPFVGKISFFRVITGEAKDDMTVLNVNKEKSEKLSHICFIRGKTQIPTKKIIAGDIGAISKLQYTSTGDTLASPDFKIMYDKMNFPKAVCSMAVIPQAKGDEEKISQALNKLKEEDPVFVISRDIENAEIIISGLGETHINIISSKIKGKFGVDVVLSLPKVPYKETIKGFADVQGKHKKQSGGHGQYGDVVIKFEARSDGVEDLEFIDNVVGGAVPRNFIPAVEKGLRDCISHGVLAGCPVIGLRAILHDGSYHAVDSSEMAFKMAASIAYKKGLEQANPILLEPIMKVEILLPNEYMGDVIADINKKRGRIIGMESEGEKQKVTSEVPLAEVRKYATELRSLTQGRGTFTKEIVRYEEVPEAELSKAIESIKEVRK, from the coding sequence ATGAAAGATTATAGTATTAAAAATTTAAGAAATGTAGGATTAATGGGACATAATGGAACAGGAAAAACATCACTCGCAGAAAGTATTTTATATTATTCAAAGATAACTGATCGATTAGGGAAGATTGAAGATGGGACTACTGTTTTAGATTTTGATACTGAAGAGAAGAAGAGACAATTTTCTATTGCTCTTTCAGTAGCTCCAATTGAATTAGATCATGTTAAAATAAACCTTATAGATATTCCAGGCTATGCTGATTTTCAAGGTGAATGTATTGAAGGTATGCGAGCTGTAGACGTTGGAATGATAGTTGTTAGTGGAGTTTCAGGAATAAAGGCTGGAACTGAAAGAGCATGGGAATATTGTAATAAGATTAAATTGCCTAGGACAATTTTTATAAATAAATTAGATAGAGAAAATGCAAGCTTTGATAAGGTATTAGCATCTCTTAAAGAAAAGTTTGGAATAAGTGTGGTTCCAATTCAATATCCAATAGGAGAGGAAGATAATTTTAAGGGAGTAATAAATATAATATCTAAGCAAGCTAGAATATATGATGTTACAACGAAGAAGATAGAAATATTAGATATACCTGAGGAATTAATGGGTGAAGTTGAGAAATGTAAGAAAATGATTATGGAGGCTGTAGCAGAAACAGATGAAGCTTTACTTGATAAGTATTTTAACGAAGGCGAATTAAGTGATGAAGAGATATATAAAGGATTAATAAGTGGATGTGCTAGTGGCGATATTGCACCTGTTATGTGTGGAAGTGCAACTAAAGTTATAGGAATGGATTCTTTAATTGATGATATAGTGGAATGTTTTCCTTCACCAGAATATGCAATTGCTCAAAAAGCTTTAGATGTTGTAAAAAATGAAGAGGTTTTCATAAATCTTGATCAAGAGAAACCATTTTCAGCATTAGTATTTAAAACTATCGCAGATCCATTTGTAGGTAAAATATCATTTTTTAGAGTTATAACTGGAGAGGCAAAGGATGATATGACAGTATTAAATGTTAATAAAGAAAAGAGCGAAAAATTATCTCATATTTGTTTTATTAGAGGTAAGACACAAATACCAACTAAAAAGATTATTGCAGGGGATATAGGTGCGATTTCTAAATTACAATATACAAGTACTGGAGATACGTTAGCGAGTCCAGATTTTAAAATAATGTATGATAAGATGAATTTTCCAAAGGCAGTTTGCTCTATGGCTGTAATACCACAAGCTAAGGGAGATGAAGAAAAGATATCTCAAGCTTTAAATAAATTAAAAGAAGAAGATCCTGTTTTTGTAATATCTAGAGATATAGAAAATGCAGAAATTATTATTTCAGGACTTGGAGAAACTCATATTAATATAATTTCAAGTAAGATAAAGGGTAAGTTTGGAGTGGATGTAGTATTAAGTCTACCAAAGGTTCCTTACAAAGAAACAATAAAGGGTTTTGCTGATGTGCAAGGAAAACACAAAAAACAATCTGGTGGACATGGACAATATGGAGATGTTGTTATTAAGTTTGAAGCAAGAAGTGATGGAGTAGAGGATTTAGAGTTTATAGATAATGTTGTTGGTGGTGCTGTTCCAAGAAACTTCATTCCAGCAGTAGAAAAAGGATTGAGAGATTGCATATCACATGGGGTTTTAGCTGGATGTCCAGTTATAGGGCTTAGAGCAATACTTCATGATGGATCATATCATGCTGTGGATTCATCTGAAATGGCATTTAAGATGGCGGCATCGATAGCCTACAAGAAAGGCCTTGAGCAAGCTAATCCTATTTTGCTAGAACCTATTATGAAAGTAGAAATTTTACTGCCTAATGAATATATGGGAGATGTAATAGCAGATATAAATAAAAAGAGAGGCAGAATAATTGGGATGGAATCAGAAGGGGAGAAACAAAAAGTTACATCTGAAGTTCCACTTGCAGAGGTTAGAAAGTATGCTACTGAATTACGCTCATTAACTCAAGGAAGGGGAACCTTCACAAAGGAAATTGTAAGATATGAAGAAGTTCCAGAAGCAGAATTATCAAAAGCTATAGAAAGCATAAAAGAGGTAAGAAAATAG
- a CDS encoding ROK family protein, protein MQKYVVGVDLGGTKISAALSNLNGEVISQTTVPTNASEGEIPVLNRIIESVEKVIKDGSATYEEIKGIGIGSPGPLDAEKGTIIYTPNLPFKNFNLVEPLNKKFGLPVFLDNDANVAAIGEYMFGAGKGAKHVVFFTVSTGVGGGAVLNGKVYRGHTSNALEIGHMTVAPDGPRCNCGNIGCVEATSSGTAIAKRGQEALTSKVETTLRKYETVTSYEVFTEAAAGDPVCKDIIDNALNYLGIAVANAVSIFDPEIIIIGGGVAAAGDIVFDTVRKVVNKRCFKSMAESVKIVPAGLGTNAGVVGAVALALLETEDK, encoded by the coding sequence ATGCAAAAGTATGTTGTAGGGGTAGATTTAGGGGGCACTAAAATAAGTGCTGCATTATCTAATTTAAATGGAGAAGTAATAAGTCAAACAACAGTGCCAACAAATGCTAGTGAAGGAGAAATTCCTGTATTAAATAGAATTATTGAATCTGTAGAAAAAGTAATTAAAGATGGTTCAGCAACTTATGAAGAGATAAAGGGAATCGGTATTGGTTCACCAGGACCTTTAGATGCTGAAAAAGGAACTATAATTTATACACCAAATCTTCCTTTTAAAAACTTTAATTTAGTTGAGCCATTAAATAAAAAGTTTGGATTACCTGTATTTTTAGATAATGACGCAAACGTTGCAGCTATTGGTGAATATATGTTTGGAGCAGGAAAAGGCGCTAAACATGTAGTATTCTTTACTGTAAGCACTGGAGTAGGCGGAGGTGCTGTTCTTAATGGAAAGGTATATAGAGGACATACTTCAAATGCTTTAGAAATTGGACATATGACAGTAGCACCAGACGGCCCAAGATGTAACTGTGGAAATATTGGTTGTGTAGAAGCAACATCATCAGGAACTGCAATTGCTAAAAGAGGTCAAGAAGCATTAACTAGTAAAGTTGAAACGACTCTAAGAAAATATGAAACTGTTACTTCATATGAAGTATTTACAGAAGCAGCTGCAGGAGATCCAGTTTGCAAAGATATAATTGACAATGCATTAAATTACTTAGGAATAGCTGTTGCTAATGCAGTTTCTATCTTTGATCCAGAAATAATAATAATTGGTGGTGGAGTAGCTGCTGCTGGAGATATTGTTTTTGATACAGTAAGAAAAGTTGTTAATAAGAGATGCTTTAAGTCTATGGCTGAATCAGTTAAAATTGTTCCAGCAGGACTAGGTACAAATGCAGGCGTAGTAGGTGCTGTAGCTTTAGCATTACTTGAAACAGAAGATAAATAA
- a CDS encoding VanZ family protein → MKNRREIIYWVLLIIWIIGIFIMSNQPANISDSQSGGIIDILSKIGIDMNNIFGQLANFIVRKCAHFFEYMILALLVLNVLKLYFDMKQVIIITIVFVFLYACTDEIHQLFVPGRSGAIRDVIIDTCGGATTVLINLFVTHKKHQIVKKEI, encoded by the coding sequence ATGAAAAACAGAAGAGAAATAATTTATTGGGTTTTATTGATTATTTGGATTATTGGAATATTTATTATGTCAAATCAACCAGCTAACATATCAGATTCTCAAAGTGGTGGCATAATAGATATACTTTCTAAAATTGGGATAGATATGAACAATATTTTTGGCCAACTTGCTAATTTTATTGTTAGAAAATGTGCGCATTTTTTTGAATATATGATTTTAGCATTACTTGTTTTAAATGTGTTAAAGTTATATTTTGATATGAAGCAAGTTATAATTATAACAATAGTATTCGTATTTCTTTATGCTTGCACTGATGAGATACATCAATTGTTTGTCCCGGGAAGATCAGGAGCAATTCGAGATGTTATAATTGATACTTGCGGAGGGGCTACCACAGTATTAATTAACTTATTTGTTACCCACAAAAAACATCAGATTGTTAAAAAAGAAATTTGA